One region of Bacteroidota bacterium genomic DNA includes:
- a CDS encoding pyridoxine 5'-phosphate synthase: MTKLSVNINKIATLRNSRGGNVPDLLKVAMDCERFGAQGITVHPRPDERHIRYRDVVALNPLVKTEFNIEGYPSDKFIELVLKVKPMQVTLVPDAPDALTSDAGWDTIKNHELLKDVIKTLKKNNIRTSLFVDTDLKLIEAAAKTGTDRIELYTEAYAKNFSGNNEAAIRSYIAAAELANTLNLGVNAGHDLSLENLNYFAKHIPGLLEVSIGHALIADALYLGLENTIQLYLHALK, from the coding sequence ATGACCAAACTCAGTGTTAACATAAACAAGATAGCCACCCTACGTAATTCACGCGGTGGCAATGTGCCCGACCTTTTAAAAGTCGCAATGGACTGCGAGCGTTTTGGAGCGCAGGGAATAACGGTGCATCCACGACCCGATGAGCGGCACATCCGCTATAGGGATGTGGTAGCGCTTAACCCATTGGTAAAAACGGAGTTTAATATTGAAGGGTATCCGTCAGATAAATTCATTGAGCTGGTACTTAAAGTGAAACCCATGCAGGTAACATTAGTGCCTGACGCGCCCGATGCCCTGACCTCAGATGCAGGTTGGGATACAATTAAAAATCACGAATTGCTGAAAGATGTAATCAAAACATTAAAAAAAAATAACATCCGTACTTCTCTGTTCGTTGATACAGATCTGAAATTAATTGAAGCGGCAGCTAAAACAGGAACGGACAGAATTGAACTGTATACAGAGGCATACGCAAAAAATTTCTCAGGCAATAATGAAGCAGCTATCAGATCTTATATAGCAGCCGCTGAATTGGCAAATACTTTAAACCTTGGAGTTAATGCAGGCCATGACCTCAGCCTGGAAAACCTGAACTATTTTGCAAAACACATTCCTGGATTACTCGAAGTATCGATCGGGCACGCATTAATAGCGGATGCATTGTACCTTGGACTGGAAAATACCATACAATTATATTTACACGCGTTAAAGTAA